In one Streptomyces sp. NBC_01288 genomic region, the following are encoded:
- a CDS encoding ferredoxin reductase, with product MTDTFAPATRFAVPGRIAVSNRAAAVWQTATLTEIRRETPHASTFRFVVPDWAGHLPGQHLMLRLRAEDGYVAQRHYSIASHPDDAGHVELTLDHVEGGEVSGWFHTVARPGDEVEVRGPLSGFFAWPGDRPALLLGAGSGVVPLMSMLRQHRARGLSVPLRLVVSARSPEELIYTREYGAETTAVFTRSAPKGVPVGRMAAAHVAPLLAEQPAGGWEAYVCGSNGFAEHASRLLVEAGQPVDRIRIERFG from the coding sequence GTGACTGACACCTTCGCGCCCGCCACCAGGTTCGCGGTGCCGGGACGCATCGCCGTGAGCAACCGCGCCGCCGCCGTGTGGCAGACCGCCACGCTCACCGAGATCCGCCGGGAGACCCCGCACGCCTCGACGTTCCGCTTCGTCGTGCCCGACTGGGCCGGACATCTGCCCGGCCAGCACCTGATGCTGCGGCTGCGCGCCGAGGACGGTTATGTGGCGCAGCGCCACTACTCGATCGCCTCGCACCCGGACGACGCCGGCCATGTGGAGCTGACCCTTGACCATGTCGAGGGCGGCGAGGTGTCGGGCTGGTTCCACACCGTGGCCAGGCCCGGTGACGAGGTCGAGGTGCGCGGCCCGCTGAGCGGCTTCTTCGCCTGGCCCGGCGACCGGCCCGCGCTGCTGCTGGGCGCCGGTTCCGGGGTCGTACCGCTGATGTCGATGCTCCGGCAGCACCGGGCGCGCGGGTTGTCCGTGCCGCTGCGGCTGGTGGTGTCGGCGCGCAGTCCCGAGGAGTTGATCTACACGCGGGAGTACGGCGCCGAGACCACGGCTGTGTTCACGCGCAGCGCGCCAAAAGGTGTGCCGGTGGGACGTATGGCCGCCGCACATGTGGCGCCGCTCTTGGCCGAGCAGCCCGCTGGTGGGTGGGAGGCCTATGTGTGCGGCTCCAACGGCTTCGCCGAGCATGCCTCACGGCTGCTGGTCGAGGCGGGCCAGCCGGTGGACCGCATCCGCATCGAACGGTTCGGCTGA
- a CDS encoding sulfite oxidase-like oxidoreductase produces MHVTRGFTGRPRVPDAGLPPGQYDAGDDWPVLSAEVTPDLAPADWTFRVDGLVEQPRTWDWTQAHELPSSAYEGDIHCVTSWSKFGVRFGGVSLDAFFDVVRPHVSATHVVAYSHTGYTTNLPLEDVTGGRAWIAWEYDGKPLPAEHGGPARLLVPHLYFWKSAKWIAGLRLLDHDEPGFWEQNGYHGRGNPWEEQRYSGD; encoded by the coding sequence ATGCACGTCACCCGAGGCTTCACCGGACGCCCCCGCGTCCCCGACGCCGGTCTGCCGCCCGGCCAGTACGACGCGGGCGACGACTGGCCCGTCCTGTCCGCCGAGGTCACCCCCGACCTGGCACCGGCCGACTGGACGTTCCGCGTCGACGGACTCGTGGAGCAGCCGCGCACCTGGGACTGGACGCAGGCACACGAACTGCCTTCGTCGGCCTACGAGGGTGACATCCACTGTGTGACGAGTTGGTCGAAGTTCGGGGTGCGGTTCGGGGGCGTCTCGCTGGACGCGTTCTTCGATGTGGTGCGGCCCCATGTGTCCGCCACACATGTGGTCGCGTATTCGCACACCGGGTACACCACGAACCTCCCGCTCGAAGACGTGACCGGCGGACGCGCCTGGATCGCCTGGGAGTACGACGGCAAGCCGCTGCCCGCCGAGCACGGCGGCCCCGCCCGGCTGCTGGTGCCGCACCTGTACTTCTGGAAGAGCGCCAAGTGGATCGCGGGCCTGCGTCTCCTCGACCATGACGAGCCGGGCTTCTGGGAGCAGAACGGCTATCACGGCCGGGGCAACCCCTGGGAGGAACAGCGGTACTCCGGTGACTGA
- a CDS encoding NADP-dependent oxidoreductase, translated as MPKAYVFTRYGGPETEALVEIDQPGPGPGEVLVAVRAAGVNPVDWKQRTGYRRPGETGSRAFPAVFGQEVSGVVREIGAGVDGFAVGDEVFGSTVAGGYAEYALLTATVTAHKPAELSFTDAATLPVAAATAYDGIRQLDLPAGATVLITGAGGGVGSAALQIARALGLRAVGVASAGKKDFVESLGAVHVPSGPDLAARVRAVAPDGVDGAYDLVGGEVLAEAATLLTDPTKLITAGAPAPEVEKLGGARVERARNSAVLEALAQLVIKGQLDPHVTRTFPLDQAGEALRTVEDGHARGKIVIEVAA; from the coding sequence ATGCCGAAGGCGTACGTCTTCACGCGTTACGGGGGACCCGAGACCGAGGCACTCGTCGAGATCGACCAGCCCGGTCCCGGCCCCGGTGAAGTCCTCGTCGCGGTGCGCGCGGCCGGGGTGAACCCCGTCGACTGGAAGCAGCGCACCGGCTACCGGCGCCCCGGCGAGACCGGCTCACGCGCGTTCCCCGCGGTCTTCGGCCAAGAGGTCTCCGGAGTCGTACGCGAGATCGGCGCCGGAGTCGACGGATTCGCCGTCGGCGACGAGGTGTTCGGCAGCACCGTGGCCGGCGGATACGCCGAGTACGCCCTGCTGACCGCCACGGTCACCGCGCACAAACCCGCCGAGCTGTCCTTCACGGACGCCGCCACCCTCCCCGTCGCCGCGGCGACCGCCTACGACGGGATCCGCCAGCTCGACCTGCCCGCCGGCGCCACCGTGCTGATCACCGGCGCGGGCGGCGGCGTCGGCTCCGCGGCCCTGCAGATCGCCCGCGCGCTGGGACTGCGCGCCGTGGGCGTGGCGAGCGCGGGCAAGAAAGACTTCGTGGAGTCGCTGGGCGCGGTCCACGTCCCCTCCGGACCGGACCTGGCCGCACGCGTACGGGCCGTCGCCCCGGACGGCGTCGACGGCGCCTACGACCTCGTCGGCGGCGAGGTGCTCGCCGAGGCGGCCACGCTCCTCACCGACCCCACGAAGCTGATCACCGCCGGGGCACCCGCCCCCGAGGTCGAGAAGCTCGGCGGTGCCCGTGTGGAACGCGCCCGCAACTCCGCCGTTCTCGAAGCGCTCGCGCAGCTCGTGATCAAGGGCCAACTGGACCCGCACGTGACGCGGACCTTCCCGCTCGACCAGGCCGGCGAGGCGCTGCGCACCGTCGAGGACGGCCACGCCCGCGGCAAGATCGTGATCGAGGTCGCCGCATGA
- a CDS encoding GNAT family N-acetyltransferase, whose protein sequence is MSTSDERVLDNPARAALTGPHAHFAERRGRVLRYPVDVSPWLALPDGPDADDWADVATLAGPGAEITLFGCRGQIPDDWEITLDMDGVQMLDDGLAAAPDPEAVPLGPADVPEMLDLVARTRPGPFLPRTVELGPYLGIRRGGVLIAMAGERLHPPGWTEISAVCTDPSARGEGLASRLILAVAHGIRERGETPFLHTGAGNTTAIRLYESLGFRLRRTTAFLAARAPEHLTQTRSVGVS, encoded by the coding sequence ATGAGCACGTCCGACGAACGCGTCCTCGACAACCCGGCCCGTGCCGCCCTCACCGGCCCGCACGCCCACTTCGCCGAGCGGCGCGGCCGGGTTCTGCGCTACCCGGTGGACGTGTCTCCGTGGCTGGCCCTGCCCGACGGGCCCGACGCCGACGACTGGGCGGACGTGGCCACGCTCGCCGGCCCCGGCGCCGAGATCACGCTCTTCGGCTGCCGGGGGCAGATCCCGGACGACTGGGAGATCACCCTCGACATGGACGGTGTGCAGATGCTCGACGACGGGCTGGCCGCCGCACCGGACCCGGAGGCGGTCCCCCTCGGCCCCGCCGACGTCCCCGAGATGCTCGACCTGGTGGCACGGACCAGGCCCGGCCCCTTCCTGCCCCGCACCGTCGAACTCGGCCCCTACCTCGGCATCCGGCGCGGCGGCGTCCTCATCGCCATGGCCGGCGAACGGCTCCACCCGCCCGGCTGGACCGAGATCAGCGCCGTCTGCACCGACCCCTCCGCCCGCGGCGAGGGTCTCGCGAGCCGCCTCATCCTGGCCGTCGCCCACGGCATCCGCGAACGCGGCGAGACCCCGTTCCTGCACACCGGCGCGGGCAACACCACCGCCATACGGCTGTACGAGTCCCTGGGCTTCCGGCTGCGCCGGACCACCGCGTTCCTCGCGGCACGGGCGCCGGAGCACCTGACGCAGACGCGGTCGGTGGGGGTGTCGTAG
- a CDS encoding MarR family winged helix-turn-helix transcriptional regulator: protein MTIFARRARASAGRLHPELSLVSYTLLSHLEEQGGCRATDLAAHYALDKSTVSRQVAALERADLIERRPDPEDHRVQVLHLTPAGRRILAQVTENRQAAFRERLADWPEEDLTRFADYLERYNAWPGETEGGD from the coding sequence ATGACGATCTTCGCCCGGCGCGCCCGGGCCTCGGCGGGCCGCCTCCATCCCGAGCTGTCTCTGGTGTCATACACCCTCCTCAGCCACCTGGAGGAGCAGGGCGGCTGCCGCGCCACCGACCTCGCCGCGCACTACGCCCTCGACAAGTCCACCGTCAGCCGCCAGGTCGCCGCGCTGGAACGCGCCGACCTCATCGAGCGCCGCCCCGACCCCGAGGACCACCGCGTCCAGGTCCTGCACCTCACCCCCGCCGGCCGCCGGATCCTCGCCCAGGTCACCGAGAACCGCCAGGCCGCTTTCCGGGAACGGCTCGCGGACTGGCCCGAGGAGGACCTGACCCGGTTCGCCGACTATCTGGAGCGCTACAACGCGTGGCCGGGCGAAACCGAGGGCGGTGACTGA
- a CDS encoding putative protein N(5)-glutamine methyltransferase, with amino-acid sequence MPPLSPASVVTTLRAAGCVFAEDEARLILSTARTPDELAAMVDRRVAGLPLEHVVGWAEFSGLRIAVEPGVFVPRRRTEFLVEQALAHAPDASVVVDLCCGSGAVGAALAAVLGRVELHAADIDPAAVRCARRNVVPYGGQVHAGDLFTALPDALRGRVDILAANVPYVPTGEVGLLPAEARDHEPLVALDGGTDGLAILREVATGAPDWLAPGGCLLVETSERQLPAAVEAFTRGGLETRSAYSEELYANVVIGVRAVGAVRS; translated from the coding sequence ATGCCCCCTCTTTCCCCCGCCTCCGTCGTCACCACGCTCCGCGCCGCGGGCTGTGTCTTCGCCGAGGACGAGGCGCGACTGATCCTCTCCACCGCGCGTACCCCGGACGAACTCGCCGCCATGGTGGACCGCCGGGTCGCGGGCCTGCCCCTCGAACACGTCGTCGGCTGGGCCGAGTTCAGCGGCCTGCGCATAGCCGTGGAACCCGGCGTGTTCGTGCCCCGCCGCCGTACCGAGTTCCTCGTCGAACAGGCCCTCGCGCACGCCCCGGACGCGTCCGTCGTCGTGGACCTGTGCTGCGGTTCCGGCGCGGTGGGCGCCGCGCTGGCCGCAGTCCTCGGCCGGGTCGAACTGCACGCCGCCGACATCGACCCCGCGGCCGTGCGCTGCGCCCGCCGCAATGTCGTTCCCTACGGCGGCCAGGTCCACGCGGGCGACCTCTTCACGGCACTGCCCGACGCATTGCGCGGCCGCGTCGACATCCTCGCGGCCAACGTGCCGTACGTCCCCACGGGCGAGGTCGGCCTCCTACCTGCCGAGGCCCGCGACCACGAACCCCTGGTCGCCCTCGACGGCGGCACCGACGGCCTCGCCATACTCCGCGAGGTCGCCACCGGGGCGCCCGACTGGCTTGCCCCCGGCGGCTGCCTCCTCGTCGAGACGAGCGAGCGTCAACTCCCGGCGGCGGTCGAGGCGTTCACGCGTGGTGGGCTGGAGACGCGGTCGGCGTATTCGGAGGAGTTGTACGCGAATGTTGTGATCGGGGTCAGGGCGGTGGGGGCGGTCAGGTCGTAG
- a CDS encoding NADPH-dependent 2,4-dienoyl-CoA reductase, producing the protein MSRYPHLLNPLDLGFTTLPNRVLMGSMHIGLEEAERGFERMAEFYAARARGGVGLIVTGGIAPNEAGRPYDGGAKLTTDAEAAQHSEITAAVHREGGRIAMQILHFGRYAYHQDLVAPSAVQAPISPFPPRALTDDEVERTVEDYARAARLARQAGYDGVEIMGSEGYLINEFIAAQTNHRDDRWGGSYENRTRFPVEIVRRVREAVGEDFIIVYRLSMLDLVPGGSTLDEVIRLAKAVEAAGATIINTGIGWHEARIPTIATSVPRGAYTWVTKKLMGAVSIPLVTTNRINTPELAEQLLADGYADMVSMARPMLADPDFVAKAAADRSDAINTCIGCNQACLDHTFSGKITSCLVNPRACHETELVLAPTRLSKRVAVVGAGPAGLACAVSAAERGHQVTLYDAASEIGGQLNVARQVPGKQEFDETLRYFRTQLDEHGVAVRLNTPVTSGDLADYDEIVVATGVSPRTPDIPGVDHPSVVGYLDVLRDRVPVGDRVAILGAGGIGFDVAEFLTDGGDKASEDPATYFRAWGVDMDYAAPGGLTAPERPAPPRSVHLFQRKATKVGAGLGKTTGWIHRTELKHRGVTMVPGVQYDLIDDAGLHVTVDGRSTVLEVDTVVLCTGQDPRRDLYDELTAAGRSVHLIGGADVAAELDAKRAIKQGTEVAAAL; encoded by the coding sequence ATGAGCCGTTACCCGCACCTGCTGAACCCGCTCGACCTGGGCTTCACCACACTGCCCAACCGTGTCCTCATGGGCTCCATGCACATAGGCCTGGAGGAAGCCGAGCGCGGGTTCGAGCGCATGGCGGAGTTCTACGCGGCACGCGCGCGTGGTGGAGTCGGCCTGATCGTCACCGGCGGCATCGCGCCCAACGAGGCCGGCCGGCCCTACGACGGCGGCGCCAAGCTGACCACCGACGCCGAGGCCGCGCAGCACAGCGAGATCACCGCCGCCGTGCACCGCGAGGGCGGGCGGATCGCGATGCAGATCCTGCACTTCGGGCGGTACGCCTACCACCAGGACCTCGTCGCGCCGAGCGCCGTCCAGGCGCCGATCAGCCCCTTCCCGCCCCGCGCGCTCACCGACGACGAGGTCGAGCGGACCGTCGAGGACTACGCCCGCGCGGCCCGCCTCGCCCGGCAGGCCGGGTACGACGGCGTCGAGATCATGGGCTCCGAGGGCTACCTCATCAACGAGTTCATCGCCGCGCAGACCAACCACCGCGACGACCGCTGGGGCGGCTCCTACGAGAACCGGACGCGCTTCCCCGTCGAGATCGTGCGCCGGGTGCGCGAGGCGGTCGGCGAGGACTTCATCATCGTCTACCGGCTGTCGATGCTGGACCTTGTGCCGGGCGGCTCCACGCTCGACGAAGTCATCAGGCTGGCCAAGGCGGTTGAGGCCGCCGGGGCGACCATCATCAACACCGGCATCGGCTGGCACGAGGCCCGCATCCCGACCATCGCGACCTCGGTGCCGCGCGGGGCGTACACCTGGGTCACCAAGAAACTGATGGGCGCGGTCTCGATCCCGCTCGTCACCACCAACCGCATCAACACCCCTGAGCTGGCAGAGCAGTTGCTCGCCGACGGGTACGCCGACATGGTGTCGATGGCCCGCCCGATGCTCGCCGACCCGGACTTCGTCGCCAAGGCCGCGGCCGACCGTTCCGACGCCATCAACACCTGCATCGGCTGCAACCAGGCCTGCCTCGACCACACCTTCAGCGGGAAGATCACCTCCTGCCTGGTCAACCCGCGCGCCTGCCACGAGACCGAACTCGTCCTCGCCCCAACGCGGTTGAGTAAACGCGTAGCGGTGGTCGGTGCGGGTCCGGCGGGACTCGCGTGCGCGGTCTCCGCCGCCGAGCGCGGCCACCAGGTGACGTTGTACGACGCCGCGAGCGAGATCGGCGGACAGCTCAACGTCGCCCGACAGGTCCCGGGCAAGCAGGAGTTCGACGAGACGCTGCGCTACTTCCGCACACAGCTCGACGAGCACGGAGTGGCCGTACGCCTCAACACCCCCGTTACGTCAGGTGACTTGGCGGACTACGACGAGATCGTCGTCGCCACCGGCGTCTCCCCGCGCACCCCCGACATCCCCGGCGTCGACCACCCCAGCGTCGTCGGCTACCTCGACGTCCTGCGCGACCGCGTCCCCGTCGGCGACCGCGTCGCGATCCTCGGCGCGGGCGGCATCGGCTTCGACGTCGCCGAGTTCCTCACCGACGGCGGCGACAAGGCGAGCGAGGACCCGGCGACGTACTTCCGCGCCTGGGGCGTCGACATGGACTACGCGGCACCCGGCGGCCTCACCGCACCCGAGCGGCCCGCCCCGCCGCGCAGCGTCCACCTCTTCCAGCGCAAGGCGACCAAGGTCGGCGCAGGCCTCGGCAAGACCACGGGCTGGATCCACCGCACCGAACTCAAGCACCGGGGCGTCACCATGGTCCCGGGTGTCCAGTACGACCTGATCGACGACGCCGGACTGCACGTCACCGTCGACGGCCGCTCCACCGTCCTGGAGGTCGACACGGTCGTCCTGTGCACCGGCCAGGACCCGCGCCGCGACCTCTACGACGAACTGACCGCCGCCGGCCGCAGCGTGCACCTCATCGGCGGTGCCGACGTGGCCGCCGAACTGGACGCCAAGCGCGCCATCAAGCAGGGCACCGAGGTCGCGGCCGCCCTCTGA
- a CDS encoding PadR family transcriptional regulator: MSLPHAILTALLEKPSSGLELTRRFDRSIGYFWSATHQQIYRELGKLEAEGQIRALATEQPARGQKKRYEVLPAGRAELARWTATSQDPKPLRDTMLLRLRAAAVVGTDGIETDLRHHLALHQRQLTEYEEIENRDFPPGRDSPQDRLQHLVLRAGIDLETFWTQWLTHAIEEFAELP; the protein is encoded by the coding sequence ATGTCACTCCCGCACGCGATCCTCACCGCCCTTCTGGAGAAGCCGTCCTCGGGGCTTGAGTTGACCCGGCGCTTCGACCGGTCGATCGGTTACTTCTGGTCGGCGACGCACCAGCAGATCTATCGCGAGCTGGGAAAACTGGAGGCCGAGGGCCAGATCAGGGCGCTCGCGACCGAGCAGCCGGCCCGCGGCCAGAAGAAGCGCTACGAGGTCCTGCCCGCGGGCCGCGCCGAACTGGCCCGCTGGACCGCGACCTCCCAGGACCCCAAGCCGCTGCGCGACACGATGCTGCTGCGGCTGCGCGCGGCGGCGGTCGTCGGAACGGACGGCATCGAGACCGACCTGCGCCACCATCTAGCCCTGCACCAGCGGCAGTTGACGGAGTACGAGGAGATCGAGAACCGGGACTTCCCGCCCGGCCGGGACAGCCCCCAGGACCGGCTCCAGCACCTCGTGCTGCGCGCCGGCATCGACCTGGAGACCTTCTGGACGCAATGGCTCACGCACGCGATCGAGGAGTTCGCCGAGCTGCCGTAG
- a CDS encoding fibronectin type III domain-containing protein, with the protein MNDEEDGHAPGAPAGVTAAAGSATTVHVMWDAVTADPGIGTYEIYRGTTKVKEVAGSEHMVDVTRLRPATLYSFTVRARDTDGRLGPRSRTVRARTPVAVAADRSAPTRPLTPQGRVIGSRAVQLSWGGSTDDRGVVSYDIYQGGAKIHSVGGAQTATVVTGLRPSTRYSFTVRARDAADNLSPASTAVPLTTAPGSDDGSGTAPTDFRATTHRGDDRAYYIDLAWVPPRTDGVVTEYQIQLDGQPATSLVWGGTAPRDHAKYSFYAGRDAGVSHRVRLRARLPDGTWGGFSAERTVTTGDAGA; encoded by the coding sequence ATGAACGACGAGGAGGACGGCCACGCCCCCGGCGCCCCGGCGGGAGTAACGGCCGCGGCGGGAAGCGCGACCACCGTGCACGTCATGTGGGACGCGGTGACGGCGGACCCGGGCATCGGCACCTACGAGATATACCGCGGCACCACGAAAGTGAAGGAAGTAGCGGGCTCCGAGCACATGGTGGATGTCACCAGGCTCCGGCCCGCCACCCTGTACTCCTTCACCGTGCGAGCCCGAGACACCGACGGCCGCCTCGGACCGCGCAGCCGGACAGTCCGGGCGCGGACACCGGTCGCCGTCGCGGCCGACCGCTCGGCACCCACCCGTCCGCTCACCCCGCAGGGCCGCGTCATCGGCAGCCGGGCCGTCCAACTGTCCTGGGGCGGCTCCACGGACGACAGGGGTGTGGTGTCGTACGACATCTATCAAGGCGGGGCGAAGATCCACAGTGTGGGCGGAGCACAGACCGCGACCGTGGTCACGGGGCTGCGGCCGAGCACGCGCTACTCCTTCACCGTGCGGGCCCGGGACGCCGCCGACAACCTCTCGCCCGCGAGCACGGCCGTCCCGCTCACCACCGCGCCCGGCAGCGACGACGGAAGCGGCACCGCCCCCACGGACTTCCGCGCGACCACGCACCGGGGCGACGACAGGGCGTACTACATCGACCTGGCCTGGGTGCCGCCGCGCACGGACGGGGTGGTCACGGAGTACCAGATCCAGCTCGACGGACAGCCGGCCACCTCGCTGGTCTGGGGCGGGACCGCACCGCGCGATCACGCGAAGTACAGCTTCTACGCGGGCCGGGATGCCGGGGTCAGCCATCGGGTGCGGCTCAGGGCGCGGTTGCCGGACGGCACGTGGGGCGGGTTCTCGGCGGAGCGGACGGTGACGACGGGCGACGCGGGGGCGTAG
- a CDS encoding glycoside hydrolase family 75 protein, whose amino-acid sequence MRVQSLTLAAAGAALLAPTTLPATAAAPVAFVRPQAGPAALREGDVRAADLLAKVRDCTPVSRGRYRSDDGERATIPVCGAKEAVYWKADLDIDCDGQAGARCNARTDPLFSSMTAFQQSDGRYLNAEQLPYIVVPAASPLWNHRDHGIRGGSVAAVVYRDRVQYAVVGDVGPHDIIGEASYATAKGLGIRTDPRGGGTDTGVTYIVFKDSQVKPIEDHAAAVETGQRLARLFVQGAVERPGS is encoded by the coding sequence GTGCGTGTCCAGTCGCTGACGCTGGCCGCGGCCGGCGCCGCCCTGCTCGCCCCGACCACGCTGCCTGCCACCGCCGCTGCCCCTGTCGCGTTCGTCCGGCCTCAGGCGGGGCCGGCGGCGCTGCGCGAGGGCGACGTCCGCGCCGCCGACCTGCTGGCCAAGGTGCGCGACTGCACCCCGGTCTCGCGTGGCCGGTACCGCAGCGACGACGGGGAGCGCGCGACGATCCCGGTCTGCGGCGCCAAGGAAGCCGTCTACTGGAAGGCCGACCTGGACATCGACTGCGACGGCCAGGCCGGCGCCCGCTGCAACGCGCGCACCGACCCGCTCTTCTCCTCCATGACGGCCTTCCAGCAGTCCGACGGCCGCTACTTGAACGCCGAACAGCTCCCGTACATCGTGGTCCCCGCCGCGAGCCCCCTCTGGAACCACCGGGACCACGGCATCCGCGGCGGTTCGGTCGCCGCCGTCGTCTACCGGGACCGGGTGCAGTACGCCGTCGTAGGAGACGTCGGTCCGCACGACATCATCGGCGAGGCGTCGTACGCCACGGCCAAGGGCCTGGGCATCCGCACCGACCCGCGTGGCGGCGGGACGGACACCGGGGTCACCTACATCGTGTTCAAGGACTCGCAGGTGAAGCCCATCGAGGATCATGCGGCGGCCGTGGAGACGGGGCAGCGGCTGGCGCGGCTGTTCGTGCAGGGCGCTGTCGAGCGTCCAGGGTCGTAG
- a CDS encoding SDR family NAD(P)-dependent oxidoreductase — MATGLDGRSVIVTGAGSGIGRAAALAFAAEGARVVAADLNADGAAAVVKEIEQAGGTAVAVTGDLSEQAVVDEVVATAVERFGGVDVLVNNAGIMDRMSALADVEDAEWDRVIRVNLTAPFLLTRAALPHMLAAGRGAIVNTASEAGLRGSAAGAAYTASKHGVVGLTKNLAVMYRKQGIRANAIAPGGTATNISVEADRTAHGPAALGPHFVNVGRLAQPEEQAAAIVFLASDAASNINGVILPVDDGWSAV, encoded by the coding sequence ATGGCCACTGGACTCGACGGACGCAGCGTCATCGTCACCGGAGCGGGTTCGGGCATCGGGCGTGCCGCCGCCCTGGCCTTCGCCGCGGAAGGTGCCAGGGTCGTGGCCGCCGACCTGAACGCGGACGGCGCCGCCGCGGTCGTCAAGGAGATCGAGCAGGCGGGCGGTACCGCCGTCGCGGTCACGGGCGACCTGAGCGAGCAGGCGGTGGTGGACGAGGTGGTGGCGACCGCCGTGGAGCGGTTCGGCGGGGTCGACGTACTGGTGAACAACGCCGGGATCATGGACCGCATGTCGGCGCTGGCGGACGTCGAGGACGCGGAATGGGACCGCGTCATCCGGGTCAACCTGACCGCGCCCTTCCTGCTCACCCGGGCCGCGCTGCCGCACATGCTGGCAGCGGGCCGGGGCGCGATCGTGAACACCGCCTCCGAGGCGGGCCTGCGGGGCAGCGCGGCGGGTGCCGCCTACACGGCCTCGAAGCACGGGGTGGTGGGCCTGACCAAGAACCTCGCCGTGATGTACCGCAAGCAGGGCATCCGGGCCAACGCCATCGCCCCGGGCGGCACGGCGACCAACATCTCCGTGGAGGCCGACCGCACCGCCCACGGTCCGGCGGCGCTCGGCCCGCACTTCGTCAACGTCGGCCGGCTGGCCCAGCCCGAGGAACAGGCCGCCGCCATCGTGTTCCTCGCCTCGGACGCCGCCAGCAACATCAACGGCGTGATCCTGCCCGTCGACGACGGATGGTCGGCGGTCTGA
- a CDS encoding TetR/AcrR family transcriptional regulator: MTAPSGRTGRPPLTEARKAEIRLEIARAAVELFVAQGVAATTGEQIGQAVGVSARTVWRYFPSKESCVRPLFSAGIDVIAARLREWRPGHPLSELFDPALATGLLAATGPDGATGTALVRLTRTEPGLRAIWLQTYDEAEPAFARALADRAGLPADDLRPMIQAAMLNAALRAAVERFAWSVGEAVAGVGEAEVAETLRSALAIAAEGVS; this comes from the coding sequence ATGACCGCACCCAGCGGACGCACGGGACGCCCGCCTCTCACCGAGGCACGCAAGGCGGAGATCCGCCTGGAGATCGCCCGGGCCGCGGTGGAGTTGTTCGTCGCCCAGGGCGTCGCGGCGACCACCGGCGAACAGATCGGCCAGGCGGTCGGTGTCTCCGCGCGCACCGTGTGGCGCTACTTCCCGAGCAAGGAGAGCTGCGTACGACCACTCTTCTCGGCCGGTATCGACGTGATCGCCGCCCGCCTGCGCGAGTGGCGCCCCGGCCACCCCCTGTCCGAACTCTTCGACCCGGCCCTCGCGACCGGCCTCCTCGCCGCCACCGGCCCCGACGGCGCCACCGGCACCGCCCTGGTCCGCCTCACCCGCACGGAACCGGGCCTCCGCGCGATCTGGCTCCAGACCTACGACGAGGCGGAACCGGCGTTCGCCCGAGCCCTGGCCGACCGGGCGGGTCTACCGGCCGACGATCTACGGCCCATGATCCAGGCGGCGATGCTGAACGCGGCGCTGCGCGCGGCGGTGGAGCGGTTCGCTTGGAGCGTGGGCGAGGCCGTGGCGGGGGTGGGGGAGGCCGAGGTGGCGGAGACGTTGCGCTCGGCGCTGGCGATCGCGGCGGAGGGGGTTTCGTAG
- a CDS encoding PTS-dependent dihydroxyacetone kinase phosphotransferase subunit DhaM, translated as MSDEKLVGIVLVSHSAEVALSVAELARGLSGSGASVPLAAAGGTEGGGLGTSSELIAAAAASVDRGAGVAVLTDLGSAVLTVKALLAEGDELPAGTRLVDAPFVEGAVAAVVTASTGADLDAVEAAAAEAYSYRKV; from the coding sequence GTGAGTGACGAGAAGCTCGTGGGCATCGTGCTGGTGTCGCACAGCGCTGAAGTCGCCCTCTCCGTGGCCGAGTTGGCGCGGGGGCTGTCCGGCTCGGGCGCCTCGGTACCGCTCGCCGCCGCCGGTGGTACCGAGGGCGGCGGGCTCGGCACCAGTTCCGAACTCATCGCCGCGGCGGCCGCGTCCGTCGACCGCGGCGCCGGAGTCGCCGTCCTCACCGACCTCGGCAGCGCCGTACTCACCGTGAAGGCCCTCCTCGCCGAAGGCGACGAACTCCCGGCCGGCACCCGCCTCGTGGACGCCCCGTTCGTCGAGGGCGCGGTGGCCGCGGTCGTCACGGCGTCAACGGGAGCGGACCTGGACGCGGTGGAGGCGGCGGCCGCGGAGGCGTACAGCTATCGGAAGGTGTGA